A region from the Sutcliffiella horikoshii genome encodes:
- a CDS encoding HAD family hydrolase has translation MDNISTIVFDLDGTLYEDTHHFQYYADLLKNKLPAEKQTKFEEDYKTIEAGTHTLKMGRVYDAKKDLILAHNDGNVSRGWSWDGVEVAQVELTSLYPDTLQFDLFEMLSIGDLWWVPVSIAKHYGVSSEEAYAAFLQTREHMMTDEFLLEPLAEFADVLEKLHKKYTLILMTNSPQTDSDVILKKLGFTSYFHDKIYEANKPVNTADRLSYISQQHHVPYSQMLSVGDNYINEILPAALLGCSTICIDPFELFKESEATYTVSGLTELSILLEKSFLK, from the coding sequence ATGGATAACATTTCTACAATCGTATTTGACCTAGATGGTACGCTTTATGAGGACACACACCACTTTCAGTATTACGCCGATCTTCTCAAAAACAAGTTGCCTGCGGAAAAACAGACAAAGTTTGAAGAAGACTATAAAACTATTGAGGCAGGGACACATACGCTTAAAATGGGTAGGGTGTATGATGCTAAAAAAGATTTAATCTTGGCACACAATGATGGGAATGTATCCAGAGGCTGGTCATGGGATGGAGTGGAAGTAGCACAAGTTGAACTCACCTCCCTATATCCTGACACGCTTCAATTTGACCTTTTCGAGATGCTCAGTATCGGTGATCTTTGGTGGGTACCGGTTTCCATTGCCAAGCACTACGGAGTAAGCAGCGAAGAAGCATATGCGGCATTCCTGCAAACAAGAGAACATATGATGACAGATGAATTCCTATTAGAACCATTAGCAGAGTTTGCTGATGTATTAGAAAAACTCCATAAAAAATATACATTAATTCTGATGACAAATAGCCCACAGACAGACAGCGATGTCATATTGAAGAAACTTGGCTTCACTTCTTACTTTCATGATAAAATCTATGAAGCCAATAAACCGGTAAATACAGCAGATCGTCTTTCCTACATATCTCAACAACACCATGTTCCTTACAGTCAAATGCTGAGCGTGGGTGATAACTATATAAATGAAATTCTTCCTGCCGCATTATTAGGTTGCAGTACAATTTGTATCGATCCTTTTGAACTATTTAAAGAAAGTGAAGCAACCTATACAGTCTCAGGTTTAACAGAGCTTTCAATACTATTAGAAAAATCCTTTTTGAAATAA
- the namA gene encoding NADPH dehydrogenase NamA, whose product MKSALFSPYTVKGVTLKNRIVMSPMCMYSSHNEDGHVQDWHMTHYVSRAVGQVGLIMVEATAVQPQGRISPQDLGIWNDEHIQGFQELNRQIKVHGSKTAIQLAHAGRKAMVDGDIYAPTALAFNEKMKTPLEMSTEDIKETIAAFVEGAKRSKEAGFDIIELHGAHGYLINEFLSPLTNKRKDEYGGSTENRYRFLRDIIDGVNEVWDGPLFVRVSANDYHSEGLTAEDYVTYAKWMKEQGVDLVDVSSGAVVPAAIDVYPGYQVGFAETIKSGAAIDAGAVGLITSGLQAEEILRNNRADLIFVARELLRDPYWPRTAAKELGVEIESPKQYDRSW is encoded by the coding sequence ATGAAATCAGCATTATTTTCCCCATATACAGTAAAAGGTGTCACACTGAAAAATCGGATCGTCATGTCCCCCATGTGCATGTATTCCAGTCATAATGAAGACGGGCATGTTCAAGATTGGCATATGACTCACTATGTATCACGCGCAGTCGGCCAAGTAGGACTGATTATGGTAGAAGCAACAGCTGTCCAGCCACAAGGAAGAATTTCTCCACAAGACCTTGGAATTTGGAATGACGAACATATTCAAGGCTTCCAAGAACTAAATAGGCAAATCAAGGTCCATGGATCCAAAACGGCCATCCAGCTTGCTCATGCCGGCAGAAAAGCAATGGTAGACGGCGATATTTATGCACCAACCGCGTTGGCATTTAACGAAAAAATGAAAACTCCGTTGGAAATGTCTACAGAAGATATAAAAGAAACGATCGCTGCATTTGTCGAAGGCGCAAAGCGTTCTAAGGAAGCAGGATTTGATATTATTGAACTTCACGGTGCTCATGGATATTTAATCAATGAATTCCTATCACCTCTTACGAACAAACGTAAAGATGAATACGGTGGAAGTACAGAAAATCGCTATCGCTTCCTTCGTGACATCATTGATGGCGTAAATGAAGTATGGGACGGACCATTATTTGTCCGTGTATCAGCTAATGACTATCACTCTGAAGGCTTAACAGCAGAAGACTATGTAACATATGCAAAATGGATGAAGGAGCAAGGAGTGGACCTTGTAGATGTCAGCTCAGGTGCGGTGGTGCCGGCAGCGATTGATGTGTACCCTGGCTACCAGGTTGGTTTTGCAGAAACGATCAAGTCCGGTGCTGCTATTGATGCAGGTGCGGTTGGACTGATCACTTCTGGTTTACAAGCGGAAGAAATATTAAGAAATAACCGTGCAGATTTAATCTTTGTTGCAAGGGAACTATTGCGTGACCCTTACTGGCCAAGAACAGCTGCAAAAGAACTTGGTGTTGAGATTGAATCTCCAAAACAATATGATCGTTCTTGGTAA
- the rnz gene encoding ribonuclease Z — translation MKLTFLGTGSGVPAKHRNVSSLALHIDDKEGSVWLFDCGEATQHQILHTSLKPRKITKIFITHLHGDHIFGLPGFLSSRSFQGGETPLTVYGPVGIKEYIETSLRVSMTHVKYPLIIEEFEEDGLYLEEEDFTIKGKKLVHGIPSFGFRIVQKDLPGALLMDKVKQSNIPSGPHLQELKEGKSVTLSDGRIVEGIDYIGPPKRGKVITILGDTRYTPVSVELAEAADVLIHEATFAAKDELLAKEYFHSTTVQAAQVAKEAAVIQLLLTHISARYQKEDVEPLLGEAKEVFSNTVVVNDFDVITIK, via the coding sequence ATGAAACTAACTTTTTTAGGTACAGGTTCTGGTGTTCCAGCAAAGCACCGAAATGTATCCTCGCTGGCATTACATATAGATGATAAAGAGGGTTCTGTGTGGCTCTTTGATTGTGGGGAAGCAACACAGCACCAAATTTTACATACATCATTAAAACCAAGAAAGATTACCAAAATATTTATCACCCACTTACACGGAGATCATATCTTTGGCTTGCCTGGTTTTTTAAGCAGCCGTTCTTTTCAAGGTGGGGAAACACCTTTGACGGTTTACGGGCCAGTAGGGATAAAAGAATATATTGAAACCTCATTGCGAGTGAGTATGACGCATGTGAAGTATCCATTAATTATTGAAGAGTTTGAAGAAGACGGATTATATTTGGAAGAAGAGGATTTCACCATAAAAGGGAAAAAACTTGTCCATGGAATTCCTTCGTTTGGCTTTCGAATTGTTCAGAAAGACTTGCCAGGTGCGTTATTAATGGACAAAGTCAAGCAAAGTAATATTCCATCAGGGCCACACCTCCAAGAGCTAAAAGAGGGGAAAAGTGTTACCCTGTCTGACGGTAGAATAGTAGAAGGAATAGATTATATCGGTCCTCCGAAAAGGGGGAAGGTGATCACCATACTTGGAGATACAAGGTATACTCCTGTTTCTGTTGAATTGGCGGAAGCTGCGGATGTTCTTATCCATGAGGCGACTTTTGCAGCGAAAGACGAATTGCTTGCAAAAGAGTATTTCCATTCCACTACTGTCCAGGCGGCACAGGTTGCCAAGGAGGCAGCAGTGATACAATTGCTCTTAACACACATAAGTGCGAGGTACCAGAAAGAGGATGTTGAACCTTTACTGGGAGAAGCGAAAGAGGTATTTTCTAACACAGTAGTGGTAAACGACTTTGATGTAATTACGATTAAATAA
- a CDS encoding class I SAM-dependent methyltransferase produces the protein MAKEIINNEDLYEMLDGLLRDPGAFWNEFYEDRNKKIPFFQVQGPDENLVSYLEKGLSPNRVLEIGCGPGRNAIYLAKMGCTVDAIDISENALTWARERALSEKVGINFHHASLFNYEFELNTYDFVYDSGMFHHLAPHRRLSYVDTIKKALKKDGHFGLVCFNTKAAAETADWDVYEQGSMNGGIGYTEERLKRLFSKDFEIKEFREMVKIPQANDIFGEDFLWTCLMQVKQ, from the coding sequence ATGGCTAAAGAAATTATAAATAATGAAGATCTTTACGAAATGTTAGACGGACTTCTACGAGATCCGGGGGCTTTTTGGAATGAATTTTATGAAGATAGAAATAAAAAAATACCATTCTTTCAAGTGCAAGGTCCAGATGAAAATCTAGTTTCCTATTTGGAGAAGGGCCTGTCACCTAACCGAGTATTAGAGATAGGATGCGGTCCGGGGAGGAATGCAATTTATCTAGCAAAAATGGGTTGTACAGTAGATGCTATTGACATTTCGGAAAATGCATTGACTTGGGCGAGAGAAAGGGCTCTTTCTGAAAAGGTGGGTATTAATTTTCACCATGCCTCCCTTTTTAATTACGAATTCGAACTCAACACTTATGATTTTGTTTATGACAGTGGCATGTTCCATCATCTTGCTCCACATCGCAGGTTGAGCTATGTAGATACAATAAAAAAAGCTCTTAAAAAAGATGGTCACTTCGGTCTGGTCTGCTTTAATACAAAAGCGGCTGCAGAAACTGCTGACTGGGATGTTTATGAACAAGGAAGCATGAACGGTGGAATTGGTTATACCGAAGAAAGATTGAAGCGTCTTTTTTCAAAAGACTTTGAGATAAAGGAATTCAGGGAAATGGTAAAAATTCCGCAAGCAAATGACATATTTGGTGAAGACTTTCTGTGGACGTGTTTGATGCAGGTTAAACAATGA